A region from the Cryptosporangium arvum DSM 44712 genome encodes:
- a CDS encoding VOC family protein, producing MTTRIVNAQFWVHDQDEALAFYVGKLGWEVRSDVTMPEWAFRWLVVGPVGQPDVGLVLMPVPGAPLLDGTASAQLAELVARGAGGTLFLETDDCRATYDELSARGVEFNDPPTPQAYGIDTSFRDPSGNNVRLTQMTEFSPGRAESTSTP from the coding sequence ATGACCACACGGATCGTGAACGCGCAGTTCTGGGTGCACGACCAGGACGAGGCGCTGGCCTTCTACGTCGGCAAGCTCGGGTGGGAGGTGCGCTCGGACGTCACGATGCCGGAGTGGGCGTTCCGCTGGCTCGTCGTCGGTCCGGTCGGACAGCCCGACGTGGGGCTGGTGCTGATGCCCGTCCCGGGCGCGCCGCTGCTCGACGGCACCGCGTCGGCGCAGCTGGCCGAACTCGTCGCCCGGGGCGCGGGCGGGACGCTGTTCCTCGAGACCGACGACTGCCGGGCCACCTACGACGAGCTGTCCGCGCGCGGCGTCGAGTTCAACGACCCGCCGACGCCGCAGGCCTACGGCATCGACACGTCGTTCCGGGATCCGTCCGGCAACAACGTGCGGCTCACTCAGATGACGGAATTCTCGCCCGGCCGAGCCGAATCCACGTCGACACCGTGA
- a CDS encoding phytoene/squalene synthase family protein: MSERELDAAGITDPKLRASYAECRDLLAEHGKTYHLATLLLPPGKRPYVQALYGFARYADEIVDDLSSTLSDAEKAATLDAFAAEVRADLDRGSSDHPITRALVDTVTRWDIDRRYLDAFLDSMRMDLTVTEYATYDDLMTYVYGSAAVIGLQMVPILEHPGVPRAVVEPYAADLGVAFQLANFIRDVGEDLRRGRIYLPMEDLALFGVDREHLERGVVDGPVRRLLAFEVARCREVYRAAWPGLRLLHPASQECMKTAFRLYGGILDAVERADYQVLDRRVAVSNTRRAAVALPALARAIRARRTSPVAPRP, from the coding sequence ATGAGCGAGCGTGAACTGGACGCCGCCGGAATCACCGATCCGAAACTGCGCGCCTCCTACGCGGAGTGCCGCGACCTCCTCGCCGAACACGGCAAGACCTACCACCTGGCGACGCTGCTGCTCCCGCCCGGCAAGCGCCCGTACGTGCAGGCGCTCTACGGCTTCGCCCGCTACGCCGACGAGATCGTCGACGACCTGAGCTCCACGCTCTCGGACGCCGAGAAAGCCGCGACGCTCGACGCGTTCGCCGCCGAGGTCCGCGCCGACCTCGACCGCGGGTCGTCCGACCACCCGATCACCCGGGCGCTCGTCGACACCGTCACCCGCTGGGACATCGACCGCCGCTACCTCGACGCGTTCCTCGACTCGATGCGGATGGACCTCACCGTCACCGAGTACGCCACCTACGACGACCTGATGACCTACGTCTACGGGTCGGCCGCCGTGATCGGACTGCAGATGGTGCCGATCCTGGAGCACCCGGGCGTACCGCGCGCGGTCGTCGAGCCGTACGCCGCCGACCTCGGCGTCGCGTTCCAGCTGGCGAACTTCATCCGGGACGTGGGTGAGGACCTCCGGCGAGGGCGGATCTACCTGCCGATGGAGGACCTCGCGCTGTTCGGCGTCGACCGCGAGCACCTGGAGCGGGGCGTGGTGGACGGCCCGGTCCGGCGGCTGCTGGCGTTCGAGGTGGCCCGCTGCCGGGAGGTCTACCGCGCGGCCTGGCCCGGCCTGCGGCTGCTGCACCCGGCCAGCCAGGAGTGCATGAAGACCGCGTTCCGGCTCTACGGCGGCATCCTCGACGCGGTCGAGCGCGCTGATTACCAGGTGCTCGACCGCCGGGTCGCGGTCAGCAACACCCGCCGCGCGGCCGTCGCGCTGCCCGCGCTGGCCCGCGCGATCCGGGCGCGGCGAACGTCGCCGGTGGCGCCGCGCCCGTGA
- the pknB gene encoding Stk1 family PASTA domain-containing Ser/Thr kinase, which translates to MDRTLADPMVGSVLEGRYRIRGRIARGGMATVYDAVDERLERTVAVKVMHPGYASDPAFVHRFIQEARSAAALSHPHVVAVYDQGVHEGLAFLVMEQVQGRTLRDVLTARGRLPASDALAILDPVLDALAAAHRAGMVHRDVKPENVLIGSDGRAVKVADFGLARAVASVGPTSTRGVVMGTVAYVSPEQITYGQASTRSDVYSAGIMLFEMLTGSVPYGGDSSVNIAFQHVHADVPPPSSRAPLVPPAIDELAMRATRRDPNARPDDAGAFLDELRVVRDELEGRSTRSVSGTGILQGLNQPSGPPTITASAAVPVPQSPGQHTQVVPRGHEARGTAMMPNVAPLGGGHRANGPSLPGPLGRLSPQHRRLALIAAIVVVALIAASTGWYLGVGRYTSTPSFDGLNREDAINRAKTQGLRIEVLEKNDDKALNGRVFDQSPDADGRIRKGGTVTVTISKGPNVVTIPATLAKKSKGEARTTLEKAGFKVAEDYDFSDDVESNKLISTTPLLGTKAKYGSTVLMLISRGKGVELPDLEGRSREEAEQRLQELNLQFTIEIVESDNPDQAGKVIEQTPDKGQVSGDTTIKLEVAQGQAQVEVPDVVGKRFNEARDILEEAGLRADRQGGGRGDDEARVFFQVPSAGDSVAGNSRVRLFVG; encoded by the coding sequence GTGGACAGGACGCTGGCCGACCCCATGGTGGGTTCCGTGCTCGAGGGGCGCTACCGAATTCGGGGGCGGATCGCGCGCGGTGGCATGGCGACCGTGTACGACGCCGTCGACGAACGTCTGGAACGAACCGTCGCGGTCAAGGTCATGCATCCGGGGTACGCCTCCGACCCGGCGTTCGTCCACCGTTTCATCCAGGAAGCCCGCTCGGCGGCCGCACTGAGCCATCCGCACGTCGTCGCGGTCTACGACCAGGGCGTGCACGAGGGCCTCGCGTTCCTCGTCATGGAGCAGGTGCAGGGCCGCACGCTGCGCGACGTGCTCACCGCGCGGGGCCGGCTGCCCGCGTCGGACGCGCTCGCGATCCTCGACCCGGTCCTCGACGCGCTGGCCGCCGCGCACCGCGCCGGCATGGTCCACCGCGACGTGAAGCCGGAGAACGTGCTGATCGGCTCGGACGGTCGCGCGGTGAAGGTCGCCGACTTCGGCCTGGCCCGCGCGGTCGCGTCGGTGGGTCCGACCTCCACCCGCGGTGTCGTGATGGGCACTGTGGCCTATGTCTCACCCGAGCAGATCACCTACGGCCAGGCGAGCACGCGCAGTGACGTCTACTCGGCCGGGATCATGCTCTTCGAGATGCTCACCGGCTCGGTGCCCTACGGCGGCGACTCCTCGGTGAACATCGCGTTCCAGCACGTCCACGCGGACGTGCCGCCGCCGTCGTCGCGTGCACCGCTGGTTCCGCCGGCGATCGACGAACTCGCGATGCGCGCCACCCGGCGCGATCCGAACGCGCGCCCGGACGACGCCGGTGCGTTCCTCGACGAGCTGCGCGTGGTGCGTGACGAGCTCGAGGGCCGCAGCACGCGCAGCGTGTCGGGCACCGGCATCCTGCAGGGCCTGAACCAGCCGAGCGGGCCGCCGACGATCACCGCGTCCGCCGCCGTGCCGGTGCCGCAGTCCCCCGGCCAGCACACCCAGGTCGTCCCGCGCGGCCACGAAGCGCGCGGCACCGCGATGATGCCGAACGTCGCTCCGCTGGGCGGCGGTCATCGGGCCAACGGGCCGTCGCTGCCCGGTCCGCTCGGTCGGCTCAGCCCGCAGCACCGCCGGCTCGCGCTGATCGCGGCGATCGTCGTGGTCGCGCTGATCGCCGCGAGCACCGGCTGGTATCTCGGCGTCGGCCGGTACACGTCGACCCCGTCGTTCGACGGGCTCAACCGGGAAGACGCGATCAACCGCGCGAAGACGCAGGGCCTGCGGATCGAGGTCCTGGAGAAGAACGACGACAAGGCGTTGAACGGCCGGGTCTTCGATCAGTCACCGGACGCCGACGGGCGGATCCGCAAGGGCGGCACCGTCACGGTGACGATCTCCAAGGGCCCGAACGTCGTCACGATTCCGGCCACCCTGGCGAAGAAGAGCAAGGGCGAGGCCAGGACCACACTGGAGAAGGCCGGCTTCAAGGTCGCGGAGGACTACGACTTCAGCGACGACGTCGAGTCCAACAAGCTGATCTCGACGACCCCGTTGCTCGGCACGAAAGCGAAGTACGGCTCGACCGTGCTGATGCTGATCAGCCGGGGCAAGGGCGTCGAACTGCCGGATCTGGAAGGCCGGTCCCGCGAGGAGGCCGAGCAGCGCCTCCAGGAGCTCAACCTCCAGTTCACGATCGAGATCGTCGAGTCCGACAACCCCGATCAGGCCGGCAAGGTCATCGAGCAGACGCCGGACAAGGGCCAGGTCAGCGGCGACACCACGATCAAGCTGGAGGTGGCGCAGGGCCAGGCCCAGGTCGAGGTGCCCGACGTCGTCGGCAAGCGGTTCAACGAGGCGCGGGACATCCTGGAAGAGGCGGGGCTGCGCGCCGATCGCCAGGGCGGCGGCCGCGGTGACGACGAAGCGCGGGTGTTCTTCCAGGTGCCGTCGGCCGGGGACAGCGTCGCGGGTAACAGCCGGGTCCGGCTGTTCGTCGGCTGA
- a CDS encoding Tat pathway signal sequence domain protein, giving the protein MISRRGVLAGSAALFGLAAVGVGAGRAEAANHPALRAGYRFLDTAMDVHYPAYGELRLPQSYTDEAGFYASAYTADAALAALAYLADGTDASLARAKTIGDALRYAQQHDPAYRDGRLRESYTVGPYDNRNGVVQANGFVQPDGLVNAGNVFDHSGSGTGDQALAGLALLALARRGLGAAYGTAAVALGDWVVANCSSDARLGGFRAGIDRAGSVLTRTDTAQNAALAAFFGQLAAFTGAKGWTERRDRAAAFVAAMWQGTFYASGSYDGVLAAAFPVTTEAQTVPVLALRPAARTAGLDYVTSALTTTDTPGSPNSVLTADQTATGVTFSDWSRQADPDQPIEPGLSRPDPDAVWYAGSAQLAAALLSRGNTGDRTAAYARLTALVDVQARFVGGRTAGAKPAPTGEGLIAASGPLHTGVTESGYYPYRHVGTTAWFLLAATGRNPYALDRKPPV; this is encoded by the coding sequence GTGATCAGTCGACGGGGAGTGCTCGCCGGTAGCGCCGCGCTGTTCGGCCTGGCCGCGGTGGGCGTCGGGGCGGGCCGGGCCGAGGCCGCGAACCATCCGGCGCTGCGGGCCGGCTACCGGTTCCTCGACACCGCGATGGACGTGCACTACCCGGCCTACGGCGAGCTGCGGCTTCCGCAGTCCTACACCGACGAGGCGGGGTTCTACGCCTCCGCGTACACGGCCGACGCCGCCCTGGCCGCGCTGGCCTACCTGGCCGACGGCACGGACGCCTCGCTCGCCCGGGCGAAGACGATCGGCGACGCACTGCGCTACGCGCAGCAGCACGACCCGGCGTACCGGGACGGCCGCCTGCGCGAGTCGTACACGGTCGGGCCGTACGACAACAGGAACGGCGTCGTGCAGGCCAACGGGTTCGTGCAGCCGGACGGTCTGGTGAACGCCGGCAACGTCTTCGACCACAGCGGCAGTGGCACCGGCGACCAGGCGCTGGCCGGGCTGGCGTTGCTCGCGCTGGCGCGCCGGGGCCTCGGTGCGGCCTACGGGACCGCGGCCGTGGCGCTCGGCGACTGGGTCGTCGCGAACTGCTCGTCCGACGCTCGCCTCGGCGGCTTCCGGGCCGGCATCGACCGGGCCGGAAGCGTCCTCACTCGCACCGACACCGCCCAGAACGCGGCGCTGGCGGCGTTCTTCGGCCAGCTGGCCGCGTTCACCGGCGCGAAGGGGTGGACCGAGCGCCGGGACCGGGCGGCCGCGTTCGTGGCCGCGATGTGGCAGGGCACCTTCTACGCGTCCGGCTCGTACGACGGCGTGCTGGCCGCGGCCTTCCCGGTGACCACCGAGGCCCAGACCGTGCCGGTGCTCGCGCTGCGCCCGGCCGCGCGGACCGCCGGGCTGGACTACGTGACCTCGGCCCTGACCACCACCGACACGCCCGGCAGCCCGAACAGTGTCCTGACCGCCGACCAGACGGCCACCGGCGTGACGTTCAGCGACTGGAGCCGCCAGGCCGACCCCGACCAGCCGATCGAGCCCGGCCTGAGCCGGCCCGACCCGGACGCGGTCTGGTACGCCGGGTCGGCCCAGCTGGCGGCCGCGCTGCTCAGCCGGGGCAACACCGGGGACCGCACGGCCGCGTACGCCCGGCTCACCGCGCTCGTCGACGTGCAGGCGCGGTTCGTCGGTGGCCGGACCGCCGGCGCGAAACCGGCGCCGACCGGCGAGGGCCTGATCGCGGCGTCCGGCCCGCTGCACACCGGTGTGACCGAGTCGGGCTACTACCCGTACCGGCACGTCGGCACGACGGCCTGGTTCCTGCTCGCCGCGACCGGCCGCAACCCCTACGCGCTCGACCGGAAACCCCCGGTGTAG
- a CDS encoding lycopene cyclase domain-containing protein, producing MTYTQAALLGVVGALVVDLFVWRTRLITRRVWWVSYAIVVFFQLLTNGFLTGRGIVLYNPDDIIGWRLVYAPVEDLLFGFAMVLLTVSTWIRLGRARIPSSE from the coding sequence GTGACGTACACGCAGGCCGCGTTGCTCGGCGTCGTCGGCGCGCTCGTCGTCGACCTCTTCGTCTGGCGGACCCGGCTGATCACCCGCCGGGTCTGGTGGGTCTCCTACGCGATCGTCGTGTTCTTCCAGCTGCTGACGAACGGGTTCCTCACCGGACGTGGGATCGTGCTGTACAACCCGGACGACATCATCGGGTGGCGGCTCGTCTACGCGCCGGTGGAGGACCTGTTGTTCGGGTTCGCGATGGTGCTGCTCACGGTGTCGACGTGGATTCGGCTCGGCCGGGCGAGAATTCCGTCATCTGAGTGA
- the mptB gene encoding polyprenol phosphomannose-dependent alpha 1,6 mannosyltransferase MptB, translated as MSAPATAVGVERDRLTRSRWLGLAGSALVAVGGLGAGALPRPDPLSDAPVLRLLRHGAGPGVCIALAAVGMALLVLAWWRVRPADAPWITRTAALWAVPLALTPPLFSRDLYIYGAQGLLLARGYDPYQVGPDAMTSGPGVDWLTSISPTWAGTPAPYGPLFLFFSSRIADAAHGNLVVAVFGLRALAVLGVLALALLVPRLATAFGAEPGRAQWLVIANPLVLSVLIAGGHNEALMLPFLAGALLVAVRAGDRLWVAAAGAGALAGFAVATKVSAVVALPFVVLLVAAARPAAPGWRWWWHRVQVGAVAGAATVLVVALVCLAAGLDAGFVHALSVTNGMSTQWTSIPTGWGLAAGWFTTADDTVLDAARALGTLVTAVLLVVLWWRVRHDGPGRIAGACAAAFLVLAFLGASFHPWYLVWALVPLAAATDAWPRFTRAIAVLSAALCFLVLPNGYNLARATEVPGTILDLLLTAAAVGYVSWKAASHERA; from the coding sequence GTGTCCGCGCCCGCCACCGCCGTCGGAGTCGAACGCGACCGGCTGACCCGGTCGCGGTGGCTGGGGCTCGCGGGGTCCGCGCTGGTGGCGGTCGGCGGGCTGGGCGCCGGTGCGCTGCCGCGCCCCGATCCGCTGTCCGACGCTCCGGTGCTGCGGTTGTTGCGCCACGGCGCCGGGCCCGGCGTCTGCATCGCGCTGGCCGCCGTCGGAATGGCGCTGCTCGTGCTGGCCTGGTGGCGGGTCCGCCCGGCCGACGCGCCTTGGATCACGCGCACCGCCGCGCTCTGGGCCGTCCCGCTCGCGCTGACGCCGCCGCTGTTCAGCCGGGACCTCTACATCTACGGCGCACAGGGCCTGCTGCTGGCCCGCGGGTACGACCCGTACCAGGTGGGGCCGGACGCGATGACCAGCGGGCCCGGCGTGGACTGGCTCACGTCGATCTCCCCGACCTGGGCCGGGACACCCGCGCCCTACGGTCCGCTGTTCCTGTTCTTCAGCAGCCGGATCGCCGACGCCGCGCACGGCAACCTCGTCGTCGCGGTGTTCGGGCTGCGGGCGCTGGCGGTGCTCGGCGTCCTCGCGCTCGCCCTGCTCGTGCCCCGGCTGGCCACCGCGTTCGGCGCCGAGCCGGGCCGCGCCCAGTGGCTGGTGATCGCGAATCCCCTGGTGCTGAGCGTGTTGATCGCCGGTGGGCACAACGAGGCCCTGATGCTCCCGTTCCTCGCCGGCGCGCTGCTGGTGGCCGTCCGGGCCGGTGACCGGCTGTGGGTCGCGGCCGCGGGGGCCGGCGCGCTGGCCGGGTTCGCGGTCGCGACGAAGGTGTCGGCGGTCGTGGCGCTGCCGTTCGTCGTCCTGCTGGTCGCCGCCGCGCGGCCCGCCGCCCCCGGGTGGCGGTGGTGGTGGCACCGCGTCCAGGTGGGGGCCGTCGCCGGCGCCGCGACGGTGCTGGTGGTCGCGCTCGTGTGCCTTGCGGCCGGCCTCGACGCGGGCTTCGTCCACGCGCTCTCGGTGACCAACGGGATGAGTACGCAGTGGACCTCGATCCCGACCGGCTGGGGCCTGGCCGCGGGCTGGTTCACCACCGCCGACGACACCGTCCTGGACGCCGCCAGGGCCCTCGGCACGCTCGTCACCGCGGTGCTGCTCGTCGTCCTCTGGTGGCGGGTGCGCCACGACGGACCCGGGCGGATCGCGGGGGCGTGCGCGGCCGCGTTCCTGGTGCTGGCGTTCCTCGGGGCCTCGTTCCACCCCTGGTACCTGGTGTGGGCGCTGGTGCCGCTCGCCGCCGCGACCGACGCGTGGCCCCGGTTCACCCGGGCGATCGCGGTCCTCAGCGCCGCGCTCTGCTTCCTGGTCCTCCCCAACGGCTACAACCTCGCCCGCGCCACCGAGGTGCCGGGCACCATCCTCGACCTTCTCCTCACCGCGGCCGCGGTGGGCTACGTCAGCTGGAAGGCAGCGAGCCATGAGCGAGCGTGA
- the crtI gene encoding phytoene desaturase family protein: protein MRTVQGPTDHVVVVGAGLAGLSCALRLLGAGRQVTIVEREDVPGGRAGRLTVDGYQFDTGPTVLTMPNLIEDAFGAVGERMDDWLTLDPVSPLYRAFYPDGSTLDVHPETERMAAEIASVCGPAEAAGYRKFVDFVSELYRLEMDEFIDRNLDSPLDLVGPGVARLLALGGFRRLAPKVGQYLKDPRTQRIFSFQAMYAGVSPFQALAIYAVIAYMDSVAGVFFPRGGIHAVPSALAAAAEKHGARIRYGTTVTQVETRNGRATGVRTSDGERIAADVVVLNPDLPVAYRDLLPSSVAPRRLGSLRYSPSCFLLHVGSTATYSKTVHHNIHFGRAWKRTFTELIDRQELMSDPSLLVCNPTRSDPSLAPDGRQTYYVLAPTPHAGAPIDWSVVGPRYRDELLAVLEQRGYVGFGDGIEVERTVTPADWQASGLAMGAPFAAAHTFFQTGPFRPTNLARGLENVVFTGSGTQPGVGVPMVLVSGRLAAERITGPQG, encoded by the coding sequence GTGCGTACGGTTCAGGGGCCAACAGATCACGTCGTCGTCGTCGGAGCCGGCCTCGCCGGCCTCTCGTGCGCGCTGAGACTTCTCGGCGCGGGACGGCAGGTGACGATCGTCGAACGTGAGGACGTACCGGGCGGGCGCGCCGGGCGTCTGACCGTCGACGGCTACCAGTTCGACACCGGCCCGACCGTCCTCACGATGCCCAACCTGATCGAGGACGCGTTCGGCGCGGTCGGCGAGCGGATGGACGACTGGCTCACGCTCGATCCGGTCAGCCCCCTCTACCGGGCGTTCTACCCGGACGGTTCGACGCTCGACGTCCACCCGGAGACCGAGCGGATGGCCGCGGAGATCGCGAGCGTCTGCGGGCCGGCCGAGGCCGCCGGGTACCGCAAGTTCGTCGACTTCGTCTCCGAGCTCTACCGCCTGGAGATGGACGAGTTCATCGACCGGAACCTCGATTCCCCGCTCGACCTGGTCGGCCCCGGCGTCGCCCGGCTGCTCGCGCTCGGCGGTTTCCGGCGCCTCGCGCCCAAGGTCGGCCAGTACCTGAAGGACCCGCGGACCCAGCGGATCTTCAGCTTCCAGGCGATGTACGCCGGGGTCTCGCCGTTCCAGGCGCTCGCGATCTACGCGGTGATCGCGTACATGGACTCGGTCGCCGGCGTGTTCTTCCCCCGCGGCGGTATCCACGCGGTGCCCTCGGCGCTGGCCGCGGCGGCCGAGAAGCACGGCGCGCGGATCCGGTACGGCACGACCGTCACGCAGGTCGAGACCCGCAACGGCCGCGCGACCGGGGTGCGCACCAGCGACGGCGAGCGCATCGCGGCCGACGTCGTCGTGCTCAACCCGGACCTGCCGGTCGCCTACCGCGACCTGCTCCCCTCGTCGGTGGCTCCGCGGCGGCTGGGGTCGCTGCGCTACTCCCCGTCCTGCTTCCTGCTGCACGTCGGTTCGACCGCCACGTACTCGAAGACCGTGCACCACAACATCCACTTCGGACGGGCCTGGAAGCGGACGTTCACCGAGCTGATCGACCGCCAGGAGCTGATGAGCGACCCGTCGCTGCTGGTGTGCAACCCGACGCGCTCGGACCCGTCGCTGGCCCCCGACGGGCGGCAGACCTACTACGTGCTCGCCCCCACGCCGCACGCCGGGGCGCCGATCGACTGGTCGGTGGTCGGGCCGCGGTACCGCGACGAGCTCCTCGCGGTGCTCGAGCAGCGGGGTTACGTCGGGTTCGGCGACGGCATCGAGGTGGAGCGGACCGTGACCCCCGCGGACTGGCAGGCCTCCGGGCTGGCGATGGGGGCGCCGTTCGCGGCCGCCCACACGTTCTTCCAGACCGGCCCGTTCCGGCCGACGAACCTCGCCCGGGGGCTGGAGAACGTGGTGTTCACCGGGTCGGGCACGCAGCCGGGCGTCGGCGTCCCGATGGTGCTGGTGTCGGGTCGGCTCGCGGCCGAGCGGATCACCGGTCCCCAGGGCTGA
- a CDS encoding AraC family transcriptional regulator — protein sequence MSTHPVRHLQRARDLADVRYAEPITVGDLARAAGLSPAHFSREFRRVFGEAPHQYLLTRRLERAAALLRDTDWTVARICHAVGLTSVGSFTTAFGRAFGRSPVAYRASFPPATRHIRIPLCVARSYARPVYRTFREDVPPSPSVDSPV from the coding sequence GTGAGCACGCACCCGGTCAGGCACCTGCAGCGCGCGCGTGACCTGGCCGACGTCCGGTACGCCGAGCCGATCACGGTCGGTGACCTGGCCCGCGCGGCCGGGCTCTCGCCCGCGCACTTCAGCCGCGAGTTCCGCCGGGTGTTCGGCGAGGCGCCGCACCAGTACCTGCTCACCCGGCGCCTGGAGCGCGCCGCGGCGCTGCTGCGCGACACCGACTGGACGGTGGCCCGCATCTGCCACGCCGTCGGGCTGACCAGCGTCGGTTCGTTCACGACCGCGTTCGGCCGGGCGTTCGGGCGCTCCCCGGTCGCCTACCGGGCGTCGTTCCCGCCGGCGACCAGGCACATCCGGATACCGCTCTGCGTCGCGCGCAGCTACGCGCGCCCGGTTTACCGCACGTTTCGAGAAGACGTGCCGCCGTCACCGTCCGTAGATTCGCCGGTATGA
- a CDS encoding Rv2175c family DNA-binding protein produces MEPSEWLTVPEAAERLDVRVTRVHQMVKSNTLIAVRRDGVLKLPADLVPDLRSEAGQNSNLARHLAGVLTVLHDAGYQAEEALTWLYTPDSTLPEGTPAAALSERPTEVKRRAQALGF; encoded by the coding sequence GTGGAACCGAGTGAATGGCTGACCGTCCCCGAGGCCGCCGAGCGGCTCGACGTCCGGGTGACGCGGGTGCACCAGATGGTGAAGAGCAACACGCTGATCGCGGTCCGCCGGGACGGTGTCCTGAAGCTGCCCGCCGACCTCGTCCCCGACCTGCGCTCGGAGGCGGGGCAGAACTCCAACCTGGCGCGCCACCTGGCCGGGGTGCTCACCGTGCTGCACGACGCCGGCTACCAGGCCGAGGAAGCGTTGACCTGGCTCTACACCCCCGACTCGACGCTGCCCGAGGGCACGCCGGCGGCCGCGCTGAGCGAACGGCCGACCGAGGTCAAGCGCCGAGCGCAGGCACTGGGCTTTTGA
- a CDS encoding deoxyribonuclease IV, with the protein MSPILGAHVPASGGLAKRAIPYVERVRAGTLQVFVSNPRGWALAPGVPAQDTKFAAWAAEQDVPVFIHATFLVNLGSNVEATVEKSVASLRHAVARGRVIGARGVVFHAGSSLATERRAEAYGQLRAHLLPLLDELTPDDPDLLVEPTAGGGFALASRVEDLGEYFAAVDGHPRLRVCLDTCHAHAAGHDLSESGGLAKVLDTLVDTVGADRLALVHANDSRDPAGSLRDRHETLGRGTIGAEAFGALFTHPAAAGVPIVVETPSEDDGIGHAADIGLLRGLAARR; encoded by the coding sequence GTGTCTCCCATCCTCGGCGCGCACGTGCCCGCTTCCGGAGGGCTCGCCAAGCGCGCGATCCCCTACGTCGAGCGCGTCCGGGCCGGCACCCTGCAGGTGTTCGTGTCGAACCCGCGCGGCTGGGCGCTGGCCCCCGGCGTACCGGCGCAGGACACGAAGTTCGCCGCCTGGGCCGCCGAGCAGGACGTACCGGTCTTCATCCACGCGACGTTCCTGGTCAACCTCGGCTCGAACGTGGAGGCGACGGTCGAGAAGTCGGTCGCGTCGCTGCGTCACGCGGTGGCCCGCGGGCGGGTGATCGGCGCGCGTGGCGTCGTGTTCCACGCCGGGTCGTCGCTGGCCACCGAACGGCGCGCGGAGGCGTACGGGCAGCTGCGCGCGCACCTGCTGCCGCTGCTCGACGAGCTGACGCCGGACGACCCCGACCTGCTGGTCGAGCCGACCGCCGGCGGTGGGTTCGCGCTGGCGTCCCGGGTCGAGGATCTCGGGGAGTACTTCGCCGCCGTTGACGGCCACCCCCGGCTGCGGGTGTGTCTCGACACGTGCCACGCCCACGCGGCCGGGCACGACCTCTCCGAGTCCGGCGGCCTGGCCAAGGTCCTCGACACGCTCGTCGACACGGTCGGCGCCGATCGTCTGGCGCTGGTGCACGCGAACGACTCGCGTGACCCGGCGGGCTCGTTGCGCGACCGGCACGAGACGCTCGGCCGGGGCACGATCGGCGCGGAGGCGTTCGGGGCGCTGTTCACCCATCCGGCCGCGGCCGGGGTGCCGATCGTCGTCGAGACACCCTCCGAGGACGACGGCATCGGCCACGCGGCCGACATCGGCCTGCTCCGCGGGCTGGCCGCCCGCCGATGA
- a CDS encoding lycopene cyclase domain-containing protein: MRHLSYLAVLVFVVIGSGWLEVFLRVRVYRRWKRLLLALAPTVVIFVAWDLAAIAADHWTFDFGQMTGVRFGPLPLEELLFFLVVPVAAILSFEAVRKVTQWKAGDE, from the coding sequence TTGAGACACCTCAGTTACCTGGCCGTTCTCGTCTTCGTGGTGATCGGTTCCGGCTGGCTCGAGGTGTTCCTGCGCGTACGGGTGTACCGGCGGTGGAAGCGGCTGCTGCTGGCGCTGGCTCCGACGGTCGTGATCTTCGTCGCCTGGGACCTGGCCGCGATCGCGGCCGACCACTGGACGTTCGACTTCGGCCAGATGACCGGGGTCAGGTTCGGGCCGCTGCCGTTGGAGGAGCTGTTGTTCTTCCTGGTGGTGCCGGTCGCGGCGATCCTGTCGTTCGAGGCCGTCCGGAAGGTCACCCAGTGGAAGGCCGGCGACGAGTGA